The DNA window TTGGGATCGTCGTACTGGCTTTTGCGCTTTTGGTGGGAAGAGTTACTTATATTAACGCTTCTAATGGAGAAGAATACACCAAAGTGGTCTTGGACCAGCAGCAGTATGACAGCAGGGTCATTCCCTTCAAGCGGGGAGACATTGTGGACCGTAACGGCACAAAACTGGCGACCAGCGAGCGGGTCTACAATGTGATCCTGGATGTGAAAGCGATGCTTGAGGACGAGGACAGTGTGGACCCCACGATCCAGGTTCTCAAAGACTGTTTTGAAATTGAGGAAGAAACGGTCCGGAACCTGATCGAAGAAAAGCCCTCCAGCAGATATGAGGTGCTGAAAAAAAGTATAGACTACAATACGGCGCGGGAGTTTGAGGAGATTGACGAAGACGATGAAAACTATCCCAATATAAAAGGAATCTGGCTGGAAGAGGATTATATAAGAACCTATCCTTACGAAACGCTCGCCTGCGATGTGATCGGTTTTACCGCTGATGGCAATGTGGGAAATAATGGGATTGAAGCGTCCTATAACTCTATTTTAAATGGAACAGACGGACGGGAGTACGGTTACCAGGACGAAAGCGCTTCTTTGGAGAGGACAGTAAAAGAACCGGAAAACGGAAGCACAGTCGTTTCGACCATAGACCTGCAGATCCAAAGCGTTGTGGAAGAACATGTTCTGGCTTTCAACGAAGCCCATAAAAATGAAGCCAGGACCGGAGAGGGAAGCGCCAATACCGGCGTGATCGTAATGAATCCGCAAAACGGAGAGATCCTGGCAGAAGCTTCTTATCCGAATTACGATCTTAACAACCCAAGAGATCTGACAAGATATTATTCGAAAGAGGAAATTCAGTCTATGGGAGACGAAGAAAAGGTGGAGGCTTTGACTTCTCTTTGGAATAACTTTTGTGTAAATGAAGTGTATGAGCCGGGATCCACCTTCAAGCCGTTCACAGTGGCGGCGGGATTGGAACTTGGGAATCTGACGGGAGACGAGACCTATTATTGCGGAGGAAAACTCCATGTAGGAGATTACGATATCCATTGCAATAATCGGAGCGGCCATGGGACTCAGACTTTGAGGCAGGCCATAGAAAATTCCTGTAATGTGGCTTTGATGGAAATCGGGGCGGATCTGGGCGTGGAGGAATTTACCCGGTATCAGGAACAGTTTGGGTTTGGAAAACAGACAGGCATCGATCTTCCGGGAGAGCAGGAAGGCGTTCTGTATACCGCGGAAAACATGGACTCAGCCAGCCTGGCCACCAATGCTTTTGGACAGAACTTTGACGTGACAATGACGCAGATGGCGGCAGGGTTCTGCTCTTTGATCAACGGCGGAGAGTATTATCAGCCCCATGTGGTCAAACAGATCCAAGATGAAAATGGAAACGTGACAGAGAACAAAGATTCTGTTTTGATCGGCCGGACAGTTTCGGAAGAGACCAGCCAGATCATCAAAGATTATATGTATAGTGTAGTAGAAGAAGGAACCGGTTCTTCCGCGGCGGTGGAAGGATACGATATTGGAGGAAAGACTGGAACCGCGGAGAAACATCCGAGAGGACAAGGCAATTATCTGGTTTCTTTTATTGGATACGCGCCCCAGGAGGATCCGCAGGTAATGATCTATGTGGTCATCGATGAACCCAACGTCGCCGTCCAGTCAGACAGCAAGCTGGCCACTACTCTGGCGGCGGATATCATGAAAGAAATACTGCCTTATCTTGGAGTAGAGAAGGCGGCGGCAGAATAAATAGAATTTGCAGAATAACCTCGCAGAAGTCTTAATAAATTATAGAAACGGCTTTTGCGAGGTTTTTTATGAAGAATAAAACTTATAATAGGAAGAAACTTTTGGTGGTGTTTCTATGCGCTGTGGGAATCGCTCTGGTGCTGGCGGGAAGACTGATCTATCTGATGGTATTTGAAGCGGAATATTATCAGGAAAAGGCGGAAGCTCTCCACGAAAGGGAGCGGGAGATCAAGGCGGCAAGAGGGGAGATCGTAGATACAAATGGTACGGTCTTGGCAACGAATCGGACGGTATGTACGATTTCCGTCATTCACAGCCAGATAAAAGAACCAGAGAAGATTATCCAGGTATTGTCCAGGGAATTAGAACTTACGGAAGAAGAAGTCAGGGGAAAGGTAGAGAAAGTTTCATCTATGGAACGGATCAAGACAAATGTGGATAAAGAGACGGGAGACAAGATCCGGAATCTGGAACTGGATGGGGTAAAAGTGGATGAAGATTTTAAGCGGTATTATCCCTATGGGGAGCTGGCATCAAAAGTCCTGGGATTTACCGGGGGAGACAACCAGGGCATCATAGGGCTGGAAGTGAAGTATGAAGAATATCTGAAAGGGGAGAATGGGACCATCCTGACAACAACAGATGCCAGGGGCGTAGAACTGGACGGAGTGGCGGAAGACCGGATCGAGCCGGTCCCAGGGCATACCCTGCAGATCAGTATGGACTACAACATCCAGATGTACGCACAGCAGATGGCGGAAAAAGTGATGGAAGAAA is part of the Lachnospiraceae bacterium KGMB03038 genome and encodes:
- a CDS encoding penicillin-binding protein 2; the encoded protein is MTRKKRNPLRRKMNKLMQKKLVGIFGIVVLAFALLVGRVTYINASNGEEYTKVVLDQQQYDSRVIPFKRGDIVDRNGTKLATSERVYNVILDVKAMLEDEDSVDPTIQVLKDCFEIEEETVRNLIEEKPSSRYEVLKKSIDYNTAREFEEIDEDDENYPNIKGIWLEEDYIRTYPYETLACDVIGFTADGNVGNNGIEASYNSILNGTDGREYGYQDESASLERTVKEPENGSTVVSTIDLQIQSVVEEHVLAFNEAHKNEARTGEGSANTGVIVMNPQNGEILAEASYPNYDLNNPRDLTRYYSKEEIQSMGDEEKVEALTSLWNNFCVNEVYEPGSTFKPFTVAAGLELGNLTGDETYYCGGKLHVGDYDIHCNNRSGHGTQTLRQAIENSCNVALMEIGADLGVEEFTRYQEQFGFGKQTGIDLPGEQEGVLYTAENMDSASLATNAFGQNFDVTMTQMAAGFCSLINGGEYYQPHVVKQIQDENGNVTENKDSVLIGRTVSEETSQIIKDYMYSVVEEGTGSSAAVEGYDIGGKTGTAEKHPRGQGNYLVSFIGYAPQEDPQVMIYVVIDEPNVAVQSDSKLATTLAADIMKEILPYLGVEKAAAE